From Skermanella sp. TT6, a single genomic window includes:
- the mtnK gene encoding S-methyl-5-thioribose kinase: MTLDPDTPRNRPLETPPGYRALDESSLPGYLAGIDAVIARLGGGPADWQVREVGDGNLNLVFIVTGPAGGVAVKQALPYVRLVGESWPLPLSRAFFEHEALTAQRAAAPAQTPGLFHYDHGMALTVMELLRPHVIMRKGLAAGVRYPRFAGDIACFMAHTLFGTSDLALPAAEKKRRMAVFCGNTALCRITEDLIFTDPYRVAELNRWTSPQLDGIAAEFRADTAAKAAVSELKGKFLTCAEAMIHGDLHTGSIMVTESDTRVIDPEFAFYGPMGFDVGAVIGNLLLAFFAQAGHETDSDRRDGYRTWILDQVREVWTRFEATFLELWRKHPTGDLYPAGLFADAAGQAELERIRAAYMARLFSDSVGFAAAKMIRRILGLAHVEELETIADPDLRAACETGALRLARDMLVNRGSYPTIGDVTAAAPEFLEKRN; the protein is encoded by the coding sequence GTGACGCTGGACCCCGACACCCCGAGGAATCGCCCCCTGGAAACCCCGCCCGGATACCGCGCCCTGGATGAGTCCAGCCTGCCCGGATACCTGGCGGGGATCGACGCCGTCATCGCCCGCCTGGGCGGCGGACCCGCGGACTGGCAGGTCCGCGAGGTCGGCGACGGCAACCTGAACCTGGTGTTCATCGTCACCGGCCCGGCCGGCGGGGTCGCGGTCAAGCAGGCCCTGCCCTATGTGCGGCTGGTCGGCGAGAGCTGGCCGCTGCCGCTGAGCCGCGCCTTCTTCGAGCACGAGGCGCTGACGGCGCAGCGGGCGGCGGCCCCGGCCCAGACGCCCGGACTGTTCCATTACGATCACGGAATGGCCCTGACCGTGATGGAGCTGCTGCGGCCGCACGTCATCATGCGGAAGGGTCTGGCGGCCGGCGTCCGCTACCCTCGGTTCGCCGGCGACATAGCTTGTTTCATGGCCCATACGCTGTTCGGCACCTCCGACCTGGCGCTGCCCGCCGCCGAGAAGAAGCGGCGGATGGCGGTGTTCTGCGGCAATACGGCCCTGTGCCGGATCACCGAGGACCTGATCTTCACCGACCCCTACCGGGTCGCCGAGCTGAACCGCTGGACCTCCCCCCAGCTCGACGGGATCGCCGCCGAGTTCCGCGCCGATACGGCCGCCAAGGCCGCCGTTTCGGAGCTGAAAGGAAAGTTCCTGACCTGTGCCGAGGCGATGATCCACGGCGACCTGCACACCGGGTCGATCATGGTGACCGAGTCGGATACCCGGGTGATCGATCCGGAGTTCGCCTTCTACGGCCCCATGGGATTCGACGTCGGGGCGGTGATCGGCAACCTGCTGCTGGCCTTCTTCGCCCAGGCCGGCCACGAGACCGACTCCGACCGGCGCGACGGTTACCGGACCTGGATCCTCGACCAGGTGCGGGAGGTCTGGACCCGGTTCGAGGCGACTTTCCTGGAGCTGTGGCGGAAGCACCCGACCGGCGACCTCTATCCCGCCGGCCTCTTCGCCGATGCCGCGGGGCAGGCGGAGCTGGAGCGGATCCGGGCCGCCTACATGGCGCGGCTGTTCTCCGATTCGGTAGGGTTCGCCGCCGCCAAGATGATCCGGCGCATCCTGGGCCTCGCCCATGTCGAGGAGCTGGAGACGATCGCCGATCCGGACCTGCGCGCGGCCTGCGAAACCGGGGCGCTTCGGCTGGCACGGGACATGCTGGTCAACCGGGGCAGCTATCCCACGATCGGCGACGTCACCGCCGCGGCGCCCGAGTTTTTAGAGAAAAGGAATTAA
- the xth gene encoding exodeoxyribonuclease III encodes MRIATWNINSVRLRLDLLLRLIDEKAPDVICLQETKTVDETFPLAPLAERGYVHVQIHGMKSYNGVAILSRRPLTGGCVQHWCDRQDCRHAIAVVDGIEIHSVYIPSGGDVPDPAVNAKFEHKLRFLDEMTAWWAAERTPDRPMVVVGDFNVAPLEHDVWSHKQMLDVVSHTPAEVERLTAMQRSIGWVDAVRRFVPDDRKLYTWWSYRAKDWSAADRGRRLDHIWVTEPLAGSLRGHEILREARGWEPKPSDHVPVLIDLDV; translated from the coding sequence TCCGGCTGCGGCTGGATCTCCTGCTGCGCCTGATCGACGAGAAGGCGCCCGACGTCATCTGCCTCCAGGAGACCAAGACGGTCGACGAGACCTTTCCCCTGGCTCCCCTGGCGGAGCGCGGCTACGTCCATGTGCAGATCCACGGAATGAAGAGCTACAACGGCGTCGCGATCCTGTCGCGCCGGCCGCTGACCGGCGGATGCGTGCAGCACTGGTGCGACAGGCAGGACTGCCGCCACGCCATCGCCGTGGTCGACGGCATCGAGATCCACAGCGTCTACATCCCCTCGGGCGGGGACGTTCCCGACCCGGCGGTCAACGCCAAGTTCGAGCACAAGCTGCGCTTCCTGGACGAGATGACGGCGTGGTGGGCGGCCGAGCGGACGCCGGACCGGCCGATGGTCGTGGTCGGCGACTTCAACGTGGCGCCGCTGGAGCACGACGTCTGGTCGCACAAGCAGATGCTCGACGTCGTCTCGCACACCCCCGCGGAGGTCGAGCGGCTGACGGCGATGCAGCGGTCGATCGGCTGGGTGGACGCGGTCCGCCGCTTCGTGCCGGACGACCGGAAGCTCTATACTTGGTGGAGCTATCGCGCCAAGGACTGGTCGGCCGCCGACCGGGGCCGCCGGCTGGACCATATCTGGGTCACGGAGCCGCTGGCGGGCAGCCTGCGCGGCCACGAGATCCTGCGCGAGGCGCGCGGCTGGGAGCCGAAGCCGTCCGACCACGTCCCGGTGCTGATCGACCTGGACGTGTGA